The window CATTAGTTGCTCCTCAAGGAAAGCATCAATTTCTTCATCGCCATCATCAAATTATGAGaaattctccttcttcttcaaattttcctttgatttcttctttgaatCTGGAATTACATTCCCTTTGTCAACAAGCTTCCAAATCCTCTGAGATTTGAAGATCATGACCATTCGAACTTTCCAACAATTGAACTTAGTACCATCAAATATAGGAGTCCTTAGCTCACCACTTTCGAATCCAGCCATTTTAGCTTGAATCGATTCGAATCTGAGAGTTTTCTCATTGGATTTCTCTTGCGATTCACACAGTGAATGACATCCAATTCAAATCAAACATGAGCTCTCGATACCATGATGATCTATGTATTGCAGTGTTAGTGTTGTATATTTTGCAGAGAGAAAACAGAGGAGAAAGATAATGATTTCAAACAAATTCAGATAGCACAAGTCTTGCTCTTCATCCTATATTCCTTTTTAGAATGTAACAGTGCATACAACCATTGAAATCTGCAAGTGAGCGCCTATGAGCTCATCTCAACCATCTAAACACTGTCccttaaaataaaattcacatCTGAGCCTAAGGACTCTAACTAATCTTAGTGGTCCATTTGAAACAATTTAATTAATACACCAGCAAGAAATAAAATAGACTATAATTAATCAGTTTAGAGCCTAAATTCCCACATTATGATCTTTCGACTACCCTCAAGTTCAAACTTATTTCTCTAAGGATAATACTTAAGTACTCACTAAGGAATAACCAATTTACTAACTTCATAATGTGGCCCGATGAGAATAGGCCACCTGTTTTATCTAAAATTGCCCCAAACATTGGTTATCTTTGTAACCAAACATCAATCATCTCCTTCACGCTCAAGCCTTGTTTTCTTCGTGCACCCCAACAACAACCCAATCAAAAAGGACAGGAGTGCGATTGATGTCGAAGAGGACTAAGTGGGGTCGCCGAATGAGAGATGGGTGGAGTTGGGGTCGCTAGGGAAGGAAGGGATTGGAGGTGAGCTCGCCGAGGAAGAGAGGGTTTGGGGGTGGGCTCGCCTAAGAAGAGAGGGATTGGGGTGGGTTCACCGAAGAACTGAGGGATTTAGGGTtggtctcgccggagaagataGGTGTTGTTCTCACCGGGGAATAGAGAGGCGGAATCGTTAAAGAAAAGAGGGGGTTGTCTGCACAGCaagaaaggaggaagaaggtGGTGTTTGTTTGGTTATAAGGATAGGAAagagttttgggtgaaattcATTTGACGTGTCAAATCTGTATTGAGTCATGCAGGGTATTGAGTAACATAGGTACTCTTTCCCCTAATTTATATCAGAATTAagggtaaatgacaaaaaactaccacaactattggtgtcacgtcactatcatacctcatattttaaaattgacaatgtcatacctcatctttagaatttggtccaatgttataccttccgttagcttggccgtgaatttctcagttaaatgctaacgtggcttgatttgagacccactttctattaaaaaattaataaatattaaaaaataataatttacccttaaaaaaaaaaaaaaaaaaaaaaaaaaaaaaaaaaacccaatcttCCCTAACCCCTTCCCCTTCCCCTCATCCTCCCAtgtcttctccccatcttcatcttcttccccctacctgcaacccagaaaaaaaaaaaaaaaaatatcccagttcgtcttccccccgcacccaccctcttccctcctctACACACCCCACAATCCCAGTTCGTCTTTCACCCACACCTATCCTccgcacccaccctcttccctcctctacacaccccactccttaaatccacacccattccccccATTTTCTCCACGCCCAGGTTCTCCACCCGCGAGATCGGCCTAGCGAATGGGGTTTCCCAATTCCACCTCACGAATCCGGCGATGACGGCGTAGACAGGATCTGGCAGGTAGTGGGTGCGAGGGTGGGTGCGGAGGATTTAGGGAAGACGGGAGGGGGGAGAAAGGGGTGGTTGCAGGGAAGGGGGGGTcagggaagatgaagatgtttttttttttttttttttttttatgggttgTAGGTTGGGCTCAGGTGGGGGAGAAGAGGGGATGGGGAGGAGGGAAGACAAACTAAGGGTGGGTGCGGGGGGAAGACAAATGGGGataaagaaagagaagggggaagaagatgaagatgggggagaagaaagagaaggggggGAAGGGACGaactggggttttttttttttttttttttttttttttaaatttttacacttttctttattatttaaatatttaaaaaatattaaatgatttttttttttagtttttaataaaaagtgggcTCCGTCGTCTCAAGtcacgttagcatttaacagagGAATTAACAGACATctgacggaaggtataacattggaccaaattctaaagatgaggtatgacattgtcaattttaaaatatgaggtatgatAGTGTCGTAAGACTAATAGTTaaagtagttttgtgtaatttatccaAGAATTAAATATGGCTCGAATAAAACAACGAAACGCTTCAGCTTTTGAACATGATGGTATGATACAATCACAAACACATTTAAACATATCAATTCATGATATTTACCACCAACTTCTACAATTTCCATTTTCCCTTTCCATAAATAATCAAGCCTTTGTCCAAATTGAAATCAGAACCATATTTGTATATTGTACGACGAAAGACTTCCATAAATCTAACCGAAAGAAGAAATCACATGAGCAAAGCCAGATCCTAGTGTCTCTTAAGCCTTAGGCCTTCCGAACAGAGCACAGATTATGCTTAATATGCCACCGCTGATAAGAGCCTTCAGAATTCTTAGCTTCCCCTTTGTGTATGGTGGGTATCTTATGGAAGCATCACCGAAGAAACCTCGATAAACAACTGCCTTCTTATGGCTAAAAGCGTCGAAAGAGAATTTTCCATGGTACGCACCCATTCCGCTTTCCCCAACTCCTCCAAAAGGCAAGGAGGGAACAGCAAGCTGCACAATCCAGTATATATAATCCAAATTAGATTCTAAACAGATTTCAGAATAACGGAAATAGGTTAACCAGCGTGCACGTATGTGTTATATGTAACAGATGGAAATGCCTAAACTGTAAAGGATGAACATGTACTGGTTTGTTTCAACAAGTTTGAGGACGAAGTATTTACATGTATGGTAGTGTCATTGACAACCAAACCACCGGCAGAGACGGTATTTACAAAGTGCTCCTTCAGCTTCTTCTTGTTGGTAAACAAATACGCAGCAAGAGGCTTTGTTCCTGAGTTTATCAAATCAAAACTGTCTTCCATTTTGTCGACCTGTTACAAACAAAAGGGAAGATATTGCATTTGATCTCCAACCTTGCGTGCATAAAATGCAGAAAAAATTCAATCTATGAATGCTGCTCCTTCAAAATGTTTCCGCTATTAAAACACGCAACGATCAGCCTACCTTTTTGTGCAAAATGAAGGTAGCTATACTACTTTCCCATTCAAATCACCCCCACCCATATGAGAACCATGTTACATATGGTGAGACTGCCAGAGCTATTTAAATCAATTGGGGAAGGCAGTCTTTTatcgagagaaaaaaaaaataaaaaaaaaaattcgttgaGAGCATAAATTCAAGACAACAAAATTTGTGTTTCTTACCGTGAGAATGGGAAGCAAAGGGCCAAATATTTCCTCACTCATGATCAAAGAGTCTTGTGGAACATCGAGCAAGATGGTAGGAGCTATCCTCCTGTGATCAAAAGAAGGGAGCACTAATCCCGCATACGGTACAATATAACACCCTATTaaatcacagagagagagagagctaagaAGAGAACAATCGAAGACAGTATACATACAAGTTGGTTTTGTCCATTTCACCTCCATGGACAATCTTTCCACAAACCTTATCCTCATACAAGAGCTTCGTCAAGCGAGCAAAGTGATGAGGATTCACAATACGAGACAAATCTTTTGATTCTAGTTGATTCTTTCCATAGAAGTTCTCCAATTCTTGTTTCAGAGAATCCACCTGTGAACAAAGAAAATGACGCAGATGGCACAAACAGCAAAGCAAATTCAGATCTTCAATGGCATACAAAGGTAACCTTACCAGCTTAGGAGCAAAATCTTTTGTTGTTATGATATAATCAGGGGAGACGCAAGCCTGTCCATTATTACACCCCCACTTACCAACGATTATTCGCCTACAAGCAACCTAGGAGAAACAAAATATAAGTTTTACATGAGATGAGATGAAAATCACAACACCGTTAGTAGCAGCAAgtaaaatatatcaaatattaCTGATGGTATGCAAGAAGGAAGATCTATATACTTGTAAGTTAATGCCAGAATCAACAATAACAGGAGATTTTCCTCCAAGCTCCAATAGAACAGGTGTAAGGTGCTTTGCAGCACTAGCCATCACTATACGTCCCACTCTTGCATTTCCTACAAATttaaatatacattttttttcaatcaattatATAAAAATCAACTGTAATCTAAGGAAAACGAAAGATGAAAATGAAAGGGAGGAAAATGACGAAGAACCTGTGTAACATATTTTATCCCACTTTTGCTCTAACAGTGCAGATGTTTCAGCAACAGCCCCCTCAACGACTCTTATACAAGAGCTATCCATATATTCACCTAATAGTTTTGCAAGCAATGACGATGAGGCTGGAGCAAGTTCTGATGGTTTAAGAACCACAACATTACCAGACGCAATGGCTCCAACAACTGGATCAAGTGACAGTACTGGAAAACAGATACTACACTATTACTTTTGTTTGAAGACAGGATTAATTAGGGCTATAGAGCTCAATGcctaaactttaaaaaaacatGTCCGGTATAAACGTACAGAAAGGATAATTCCATGCTGAAATTACTAGTATAGCACCAAGCGGTTCAGACACTATTTCAGCTGACGCAGGAAAAACTGCTATCGAAGTTTTAACCTGTAGTTAAAGGGAAATATTCCGATGGAAATATTACTCATCGGAAATTAGATTGGAAACAAACATTGAATTAACTCAAGAATGCCGGTGTAGACAAACAAGATGACTTAACGGTTGCCATTCATCGGAGTTGCTGACAAAGACATACCTTTTCTGGCTTCATCCATTTCTTCAGCTCCTTAATTGCCAATTTACACGAGTTTTTTAACATAGATATCTACACGAAAACCATATTACCAACATATGAAGTCAGTAACAAATAAAACATTCATGTGCAGGCCCTACATAACTGGATGACTTTATTGGTTAGGCAAGCATTTTGTTTCAACAATTTTATACTTCACATATGTAGGCGAGCCAAATGATTGTGTTCACAACCACAAGCACGCAGTGGCTGGGAAAAGATGCTCTCCATTTGTTTACCAAATGAGGAGAGCCAATTTTTCAATCGAAACTGTTCGGGTGCAGAAACATCCGGTTCGGGTGGACCACGAAATCCACAGTTCAGATTCCGACCCACCCTCTCCATCTTGTATAGAGTCAAAAGAGAGCCATATCCACAATAGTACATATGTAAGATATCTATAATTCAATACAAACGTATACCTGTATACGTATGTAggtgtgtatatatttgctcGATATCCTTTATGTCGTTAGACTATGAATTAGCATCGCACATATTTACCTAATCAGGAATTTGAAAGTTTAAacatccatctctactataggtTTAAAAAAACCCAACCATATTTATTGTTGTCAGATTATTCCTGTAAGTTTCTAAATAGTTTAAAACGTTTTTGTCCTGCATGGATAAAAATAACAGAAGTTGACTCCCCAAGTTTCTGCAGATATCCTATGCAGTTTATGGCAGGTTCATTCTTTACCTTTTCTCCGCATAACACCTAGCTTATTACAGTTACTCGAAAAGACAAGGTTTAACTATTTTCAAGATCTACCCTGACACCCAACAGACATGAAATGTGCTCCTCTGCTTTCAAGAGTTAATACTAATAACCCCAATTATAAAGCCCTACCCGGCTACCCACTCCCcaccaaacaaaatttaaaaaaataaatgctaGGCTTTCCTTCTCATCCTACAATATTAAACGATTTTTTCGACCACCTATTTTCTTGGTTACTATTTAAAGATCTttatgcaaaaaataaacagaCTCCCAAATCGTTTATTCATTTTCTGGTTACCATTTTTCTCATTTAAACACTGAAATTTTGACAACATTAGTCGAAAGGTTAAACTATTTCtaatttggttgaatttttgCGGAATTGATCTTGAAAGCATGATATGAAATGTAACAATTCTAATCATCAGATAACATTGCACGATAAAAAGGAAAGCCGAAAAGATTCAAGTAAAAAAGTTGCCCagtctcccaaaaaaaaaaaaaaaaggctgccTTTCAAATGGAGGGAATGCATCCTCACAAATGGTGTGAGAGACGATTTTGTCTGTGCACTAAATCCGATCCCTGCACATCTGTCACAACTCACCAACCATAAAAGTAGCAACTTCTAGACAAAGAGCAAAGTTTggctagtttttttttatgaaagtgCAAGTGGGGTCATTGGTCGAAAAGGATCATCTTcgaattctttttatttaatattctttattaaataatttagatccttaaaatttgatccaacgattaaAAAAACGAACCcactttaaaatttataataactttaatagttggattaaatttcaaaaatctgaATTATTTAATAAGAAGGATTGGACGAAAGGGATCCAGAGACGATCCCTTTCCCCATTGATTAACCCTGTGATCCACTCCACCCACTTTTTACTTTCTTCCTGCATGGCTCATTAAATTCCCTCAACACTTGACTAATCATTTTGAGCATAGTAAAGTAACAGAGCTAACTTGTGACACCTTAATGCTTCACTGTTACATATACCCCACATAAACTACTAC of the Pyrus communis chromosome 1, drPyrComm1.1, whole genome shotgun sequence genome contains:
- the LOC137740965 gene encoding aldehyde dehydrogenase family 3 member H1-like isoform X1 gives rise to the protein MGSMAIEEKKQTAAKPFDEEAASAVVKELRASFVSGKTRSYQWRVSQFKCILKLITKNEREIVDALRSDLSKPELESQVYEISMLKNSCKLAIKELKKWMKPEKVKTSIAVFPASAEIVSEPLGAILVISAWNYPFLLSLDPVVGAIASGNVVVLKPSELAPASSSLLAKLLGEYMDSSCIRVVEGAVAETSALLEQKWDKICYTGNARVGRIVMASAAKHLTPVLLELGGKSPVIVDSGINLQVACRRIIVGKWGCNNGQACVSPDYIITTKDFAPKLVDSLKQELENFYGKNQLESKDLSRIVNPHHFARLTKLLYEDKVCGKIVHGGEMDKTNLRIAPTILLDVPQDSLIMSEEIFGPLLPILTVDKMEDSFDLINSGTKPLAAYLFTNKKKLKEHFVNTVSAGGLVVNDTTIHLAVPSLPFGGVGESGMGAYHGKFSFDAFSHKKAVVYRGFFGDASIRYPPYTKGKLRILKALISGGILSIICALFGRPKA
- the LOC137740965 gene encoding aldehyde dehydrogenase family 3 member H1-like isoform X2; this encodes MATVEEQKRMYFDSKDALAMVEELRASYNSGKTRSYEWRVSQLNNLVKVAEHHEQEIVDALHSDLSKPEFEAYVHEISMLKNSCKLAIKELKKWMKPEKVKTSIAVFPASAEIVSEPLGAILVISAWNYPFLLSLDPVVGAIASGNVVVLKPSELAPASSSLLAKLLGEYMDSSCIRVVEGAVAETSALLEQKWDKICYTGNARVGRIVMASAAKHLTPVLLELGGKSPVIVDSGINLQVACRRIIVGKWGCNNGQACVSPDYIITTKDFAPKLVDSLKQELENFYGKNQLESKDLSRIVNPHHFARLTKLLYEDKVCGKIVHGGEMDKTNLRIAPTILLDVPQDSLIMSEEIFGPLLPILTVDKMEDSFDLINSGTKPLAAYLFTNKKKLKEHFVNTVSAGGLVVNDTTIHLAVPSLPFGGVGESGMGAYHGKFSFDAFSHKKAVVYRGFFGDASIRYPPYTKGKLRILKALISGGILSIICALFGRPKA